In a single window of the Bacillus mycoides genome:
- a CDS encoding SRPBCC family protein, whose translation MLAQIEKQTDGYIIKFERQFPNTIEEVWSVLTENSKLKKWMSNLQIENLKTGGIIKFDMMDGSFLNIDILECQLNSVLEFTWDKDRVRFEIHKEENGSLLLLKEYIHELTDHTPKDIAGWHICLDLFSSVLEEEEKEFSKNEWQQWFEKYKDKIQEVRG comes from the coding sequence ATGTTAGCTCAAATAGAGAAACAAACTGATGGCTATATTATAAAATTTGAACGCCAATTTCCCAATACAATAGAGGAAGTTTGGTCTGTTTTAACTGAAAACAGCAAGCTTAAAAAATGGATGTCTAATTTACAGATTGAAAACCTTAAAACAGGTGGAATTATAAAGTTCGACATGATGGATGGTTCATTTTTAAATATTGATATTTTAGAGTGCCAACTAAATTCAGTACTTGAATTCACATGGGATAAAGATCGTGTCCGATTTGAAATACATAAAGAGGAAAATGGTTCTCTTTTACTACTTAAAGAATACATTCATGAATTAACTGATCATACACCAAAAGATATAGCTGGTTGGCATATTTGTCTTGACCTTTTTTCTTCAGTTTTAGAAGAGGAAGAGAAGGAATTTTCTAAAAACGAATGGCAACAATGGTTCGAAAAATACAAGGATAAGATTCAAGAAGTGAGAGGGTAA
- a CDS encoding class I SAM-dependent methyltransferase, with translation MMAIKQDEIKVVVGAGVFNNNPGWVQTQEDELNLLDNTTWEERFEYNSISAILAEHVWEHLTFEEGVKAAEICYKFLKPSGHIRCGVPDAFFRDETYQNIVQIGGPGPKDHPAASHKIVHNYKTLTKMFETAGLEVVLLEHCDENGQFYYNEWDANDGVIFRSKRYDSRNRGDKLGFPSLIVDAIKR, from the coding sequence GTGATGGCGATTAAGCAAGACGAAATTAAAGTAGTAGTCGGAGCTGGAGTATTTAATAATAATCCAGGTTGGGTTCAAACGCAAGAAGATGAACTTAATTTACTAGACAATACCACTTGGGAAGAAAGATTTGAATACAATTCCATTTCAGCTATTTTAGCAGAGCATGTATGGGAACATCTTACTTTTGAAGAAGGTGTAAAAGCAGCTGAAATTTGTTATAAATTTTTAAAGCCATCAGGTCATATTCGGTGCGGAGTCCCAGATGCATTTTTCCGAGATGAAACCTACCAAAATATAGTTCAAATAGGCGGACCTGGCCCGAAAGACCACCCAGCTGCAAGTCATAAAATCGTTCATAATTATAAAACATTAACGAAAATGTTTGAAACCGCTGGATTAGAGGTAGTTTTACTTGAACATTGTGATGAAAATGGTCAATTTTATTACAATGAATGGGATGCAAACGATGGTGTTATTTTCCGTTCGAAAAGGTATGATTCTAGAAATCGAGGCGATAAACTTGGTTTTCCATCGCTAATTGTTGACGCGATTAAAAGGTAA